The genomic segment TTCATCAGGACGTTTAATAAAAGAGAAAGGATCATCTTCGCCCGTGGAGTCAAAAATAAGCTTTAATTTCTTGCTCATCCCCGGCAAGTTTAAACGCGCATTTAAGTTAGCTCGATACTTAAACCCCTCCTTTTCAAAATAAGAGAAGTCGTTATACCAGCGAATGATGGTGCCTGCTCGTCCATCATCCTCTATACGATCATCGACAAAAAAGCTGTCAAACCAGATAGCGGGTTCGCAAAACTTGGTATTCAAATAAGCGAATGTTTTATCTAACGGTAGTTCTGATTGTGAGCGGCTATAGCATGGAGAGTCTTCAGTAGCGCTTTGCTCACTGTTGGCTTTTGTAGCGTTTGGTTTAATTTTTTGAACAGCTTCTACGGTTGCGTCGCTTGCCGTTTCTGATTTGCTTTCAGCTTGCTTCGGTGTTTGCTCAAAAACCGTACTCGCTTGAGTAGAGTTAATATTGGCAAACAACAATAGCCAGCTAATTATCATAAAAATCTGTTTTGATTGGCGCGACAAAGCGATGTGATTCCAAAAAGAAAGTCGATAAATTTGATTGTATCACTTATGTAACGAATTTCTGATGGTTAACATCTTAGTGGCATAAAACAAATCTTACACCAATTAGATAGATGAAATTGTTGTCAATATGTGAATTATTTATTTTGCCTGAATATTTATGCGATACCTAGGGTTGAGTGAAATTTGTTCGTTTTTAATGCGATATGTTGGATTTATAGCTGTATATTAAATGCGTGTTATCTAAATCTGCTAGGTAAATGTGATCTCAGTCATTAATGTTGCTTACCTAGTTTGGTATAGGTGTTTTTATTGATTTGGATCAATATTGTTAATCAAATACTCTGGCAGTGTAGCGGCAATTGTTAACAGTGTTTGCACAAAGCACTAATTATGTTGCGCACATGGAGTTGTCACAATGAATAAAAAAATAGCCTTAAGTATTGTCGCAGCCAGTTTATTATCTACTGGCATTTCTTCTTCTGTTTTTGCTCACCAAGCGGGTGACTTTATAGTACGTGTCGGTGCTGCTGCGGTTGTACCTAATGAATCTAGCCCAGTTATTGCTGGTATATCTGAGTTTAGTGTTGATGACAATACTCAAGTTGGCCTTAACTTCAGTTACATGTTGACTGACAATTGGGCGGTTGAGTTATTGGCGGCAACTCCTTTTAGCCACGATATCTCACTAGATGGAGTAGGTAAGATTGCTGAGACAAAACATTTACCACCTACCTTAGTTGCTCAGTATTACTTCGGTGATGCTAATTCTTCTTTACGTCCTTATATTGGTGTCGGTGTCAACTTTACCAACTTTTATGACAATGAAATCACCAATAAAACAGACCTTGATTTAAACAGTTTAAGTTTGAGTAATTCTTGGGGACTGGCAGCGCAAGTGGGTATTGATTATCAAGTTAACAATAACTGGTTAGTTAATGCTTCAGTTTGGTATGCAGATATTTCAACAGATGTTAATTTTAACGCAGGTGATACGGCTTACCCAGAAACCACTGTCGATATTAACCCTTGGGTTTACATGGTAAGTGTTGGCTATTCTTTTTAAGCGTTCATTCAAGAACTCAGTTTACTAGCCGATTTTAGGGCGTTAGATGATAAAACAGGAGCTTATTAGCTCCTGTTTTTGGTTTAAGGTTTTACAAATTATAAAGCTACTTCTTCTTTTTCGTTTTCCAGTGGCGGGTGTTGTAAATAAATTCTGGCAACATCATGGTTAACCAAGCAACTAAACGCCAGCGTTTGGTGACATATACTTTACGTTTACCTTTTTTCATTGCAGCAATGATTTGATCTGCCACTTTAGCAAGAGGCGGGAGCCACAACTTACTTTGCTGCATCGCAGCTTTATCTAATAAGCCTAATTGAATATCTGTAATGGTGATGGGTAATTTCAGGCGCTGAGCATGCATACTCAAGCCTTCAAGGTAGTTCTGTGCATACGCCTTAGATGCATGGTAAGCAACGCTTGGTCCACCTCTCAGTCCGGCAATTGAGTTAATAGCGGCAATTTGGCCATACCCTTGCTCTCGCATGAGTCGGAAAGTGGTATTACAAATAGCAGTAAAACCAGTGACATTGACGTCAATAATATCTTGCTCAAGTTGCCATGGCAGCGTCTCGTTGTAACCATTTAGCCCTGTGTTTATTAAGACCAAATGTGCGCCATCGATTCGTTGCCACTCTTGTTCTAATTGGCGAATTATCTCAACAGGCTGCTCAATATTTAACGGTAAAACGTTAACTTCAGTCTCAAGTTGTGAAGCAAACTCTTTTAATGAGTCTGGATCTTGGACAAAAAGTGTCAAAGCAACTTTTTCTGCGGCCAATTTACGGGCGATTTCTTTACTAAGATGTGAGCTAGCGCCCACTATTATTGCGTTTGCTTGTGTCATGCGCTTTAAGGCTTCGAAATGATGACCTATGATAAAAACAACTGCTTTCGATAACAAGCAAGAATATTATTCAATATAAGACGTATAGACTTCTAGAAGTCTTTATGTATGATAAGGAGACTGAAATGAGCAAGGCAATGATGCGATTATTTAATGGAGTGCTTGTCGCGGTAGTGGTGTTTTTAGGATTAGGTGCATGTGCTTCGCACAATGATCTTGTCAGTGTATCAGGTGAGATCATGTATCGAGAGCGTATCGCGTTACCTGATAACGCAGTTATTAAAGTGCAACTTAAAGATGTGTCTTTGCAAGATACGAAAGCGATTGTTATGGCTGAAATGACTTCAGATGAAGTGACGACGCCCCATGCATTTACATTTGAACTTGCTCGCGATCAATTTCAGCAGGGACATACCTACGCCATAGGTGCCCGTATTGAGGTGGAAGGTAAGCTTTGGTTTATCAATACTCAATCTTATGTAGTTGATATTAATAGTAATGAGGCTATTAATCTTATCGTAAATAAAGTCGGTAATGAGTGATAAATGTCGGACGCAACACGGTTGTGTGTTGTTGATGTTTTCCAAGTACCGAATCTTATAGTGTTAAAAAGGTGCTTTGATGCCGGTTAGAATCCCAGATAATTTACCCGCTGCAGAAATCTTAGAATCAGAGAATATTTTCGTTATGTCCGAAACACGGGCTGCGAATCAAGATATTCGTCCAATGCGTGTGCTGATTTTAAATTTGATGCCTAATAAAATTGAGACAGAAACTCAGTTGTTACGTTTATTAGGAAATACGCCTTTGCAAGTGGATGTGGATTTATTACGTATCCATGATAAAGCTTCAAAACACACCTCAATTGATCATATGAACACTTTTTATCGTGATTTCGAAGCGGTAAAAACACGCAATTATGATGGTCTAATTATCACT from the Shewanella japonica genome contains:
- the ompW gene encoding outer membrane protein OmpW, which encodes MNKKIALSIVAASLLSTGISSSVFAHQAGDFIVRVGAAAVVPNESSPVIAGISEFSVDDNTQVGLNFSYMLTDNWAVELLAATPFSHDISLDGVGKIAETKHLPPTLVAQYYFGDANSSLRPYIGVGVNFTNFYDNEITNKTDLDLNSLSLSNSWGLAAQVGIDYQVNNNWLVNASVWYADISTDVNFNAGDTAYPETTVDINPWVYMVSVGYSF
- a CDS encoding SDR family NAD(P)-dependent oxidoreductase — its product is MTQANAIIVGASSHLSKEIARKLAAEKVALTLFVQDPDSLKEFASQLETEVNVLPLNIEQPVEIIRQLEQEWQRIDGAHLVLINTGLNGYNETLPWQLEQDIIDVNVTGFTAICNTTFRLMREQGYGQIAAINSIAGLRGGPSVAYHASKAYAQNYLEGLSMHAQRLKLPITITDIQLGLLDKAAMQQSKLWLPPLAKVADQIIAAMKKGKRKVYVTKRWRLVAWLTMMLPEFIYNTRHWKTKKKK
- a CDS encoding YbaY family lipoprotein, which encodes MSKAMMRLFNGVLVAVVVFLGLGACASHNDLVSVSGEIMYRERIALPDNAVIKVQLKDVSLQDTKAIVMAEMTSDEVTTPHAFTFELARDQFQQGHTYAIGARIEVEGKLWFINTQSYVVDINSNEAINLIVNKVGNE